A window of the Vigna angularis cultivar LongXiaoDou No.4 chromosome 3, ASM1680809v1, whole genome shotgun sequence genome harbors these coding sequences:
- the LOC128196023 gene encoding uncharacterized protein LOC128196023: MNISVGDKFVKRCMETGLVVDDVYGGPSTKDKEEYRPTPKRKDAKPRGKKKQKRIRRETFMRALEEQEFLIEELKRRVATLEAQLAEEKARRQNKDDVGQSVPRTEPSVNTGFVSPTDIVGNEQPLKTYVRVGSRKRYKGRALRTPYIGTVVLRIKNE, from the exons ATGAATATAAGTGTTGGAGACAAGTTTGTAAAACGGTGTATGGAGACAGGTTTG GTTGTTGACGATGTTTATGGTGGTCCTTCAACGAAGGATAAGGAGGAATACAGACCAACACCTAAAAGAAAGGATGCTAAAccaagaggaaagaagaaacaaaaaagaattcGAAGAGAAACTTTTATGCGTGCGTTGGAGGaacaagaatttctaattgaagaacttaaaaggaGGGTTGCAACTTTGGAGGCACAATTGGCTGAAGAGAAGGCAAGAAGGCAAAATAAAGATGATGTTGGACAAAGTGTGCCTCGTACAGAACCATCCGTGAACACTGGTTTTGTTTCCCCTACTGACATTGTCGGAAATGAACAACCTTTGAAGACGTATGTTAGGGTTGGATCACGAAAGCGTTACAAGGGAAGAGCACTTAGGACTCCATACATCGGAACCGtagtgcttagaataaaaaatgagtga
- the LOC108319813 gene encoding disease resistance protein RGA2, producing MAEAVIEVVLGNLNSLVQKELGLFLGFDQDLERLASVFTTIKATLADAEEQQFSNRSIKDWLQKLKEAAYILDDILDECAYEALRLEYQGVKLCPSNKVKCSGFSTFHPKRTVFRYKIAKKMKRICERLEEIADERTRFHLAEMVPERRSGVIEWRQTSSFISEPHVYGREEDRDKLIDFLVHDASHDENLSVYPIIGLGGLGKTTLSQLILNHERVRKHFEPRVWICVSEDFGLRRMTKAIIEAVSGHACEDLDLDPLQRKLQDLLQNKRYLLVLDDVWDDDPESWERLKSVLACGALGASVLVTTRLTKVAAIMGTVPPLELSNLSDNDCWRLFKHRAFVADEVEQEELVVIGKEIVKKCGGVPLAAKVLGGLLRFKREVREWLKVKESNIWGLTHNIMPALRLSYLNLPIHLKQCFAYCAIFPKDERIEKQYLVELWMTNGFISSDGKLDAEDVGDGIWNELYWRSFFQDIEKDEFGEVESFKMHDLVCDLAQFVAEEVCCITKDDDIHALFERKRIHHFSDYGWELHPAQLHQVKSLRTYLGKNVQLSPDVVKRYSLRLLQFKPRKEFLSAIGDLKHLRYLNLSHGNFQTLPESLCKLLNLQILKLDYCYTFKKLPDSLVRLKALQQLSLKECKLLSRLTPHMGKLTSLRNLSMYIVGEGRGFLLAELGPLKLKGCIDIKHLERVKSINDAKESNMSSKQLNKLTLRWEGFREGELARNDEEVLEALKPCSQTLQSLRLEGYQGVNFPQWMSSPCFKSLTYLKLWFCRNCIKLPVLRKLPSLKRLLIAGAKYVKYVQEESNDDDDHVGFMALEYLSLESLPSLIRLSSEDGENQFPCLFTLKVNDCPNFSLHGLHSLKTLEIMRLPKLKVWEGLQCLTSLEVLGITGCDEVEGLQYMTALKKLSLRNLPNMESLPDCFGELALLRELNIVGCYKLMRLPTSLSLSSVEVLCILDCNLELSKRCEKENGEDWPIIAHIPHLYV from the coding sequence ATGGCTGAAGCAGTAATTGAAGTTGTGCTAGGGAATTTGAATTCACTTGTTCAAAAGGAGTTGGGACTGTTTTTAGGTTTTGATCAAGACTTAGAAAGGCTTGCCAGCGTGTTCACCACAATCAAGGCTACCCTTGCAGATGCTGAGGAGCAACAATTCTCCAACAGATCTATAAAGGATTGGCTACAAAAGCTAAAAGAAGCCGCTTACATTCTTGATGACATTTTGGACGAGTGTGCCTATGAAGCATTGAGGTTGGAGTACCAAGGAGTCAAACTTTGTCCATCAAACAAGGTAAAATGCTCTGGCTTCTCCACTTTTCATCCCAAGCGTACTGTTTTCCGTTATAAAATAGccaagaaaatgaaaaggataTGCGAGAGATTGGAAGAAATTGCTGATGAAAGGACTAGGTTTCATTTGGCCGAGATGGTTCCCGAGAGAAGAAGTGGAGTAATTGAGTGGCGCCAAACGAGCTCATTCATTTCCGAACCACATGTGTATGGAAGAGAAGAAGATCGGGATAAACTTATAGATTTCTTGGTTCATGATGCTTCTCATGATGAGAATTTATCAGTCTATCCAATCATAGGTTTAGGTGGACTTGGAAAAACAACACTTTCCCAACTCATCCTCAATCATGAGAGGGTAAGAAAACACTTTGAACCAAGAGTTTGGATATGTGTTTCGGAAGATTTTGGTTTGAGGAGAATGACCAAAGCTATCATTGAAGCAGTGTCTGGGCATGCCTGTGAAGATTTAGATCTAGATCCACTGCAAAGAAAACTTCAAGATCTGCTCCAAAATAAGAGGTATTTACTTGTTTTGGATGACGTATGGGACGATGATCCAGAAAGTTGGGAGAGGTTGAAATCAGTTTTGGCTTGTGGGGCGTTGGGTGCCTCCGTTTTGGTCACTACTCGTCTTACAAAGGTTGCTGCAATAATGGGAACAGTGCCACCTCTTGAATTATCAAATCTATCTGACAATGATTGTTGGAGATTGTTTAAACACCGAGCTTTTGTAGCGGATGAAGTAGAACAGGAGGAGCTTGTAGTGATAGGTAAGGAGATAGTAAAGAAATGTGGGGGAGTTCCTCTGGCAGCAAAAGTGCTAGGAGGTCTTTTACGCTTCAAAAGAGAGGTAAGAGAGTGGCTCAAAGTTAAGGAAAGCAACATCTGGGGTTTAACGCACAATATAATGCCTGCCTTAAGATTAAGTTATTTGAACTTACCGATACATCTTAAGCAATGTTTTGCTTATTGTGCAATATTTCCCAAAGATGAAAGAATAGAAAAGCAATATTTAGTTGAACTTTGGATGACTAATGGATTCATTTCCTCTGATGGAAAGTTAGATGCTGAAGATGTAGGTGATGGTATCTGGAATGAATTGTACTGGAGATCATTTTTTCAAGACATTGAGAAGGATGAATTTGGCGAAGTTGAAAGTTTCAAGATGCATGATCTTGTTTGTGATCTTGCACAATTTGTTGCAGAGGAGGTTTGTTGTATCACAAAAGACGATGACATACATGCcttatttgaaagaaaaagaatccACCATTTCTCAGACTATGGATGGGAGCTTCATCCAGCTCAGTTGCATCAAGTGAAATCTTTAAGGACTTACTTAGGAAAAAATGTCCAACTTTCTCCGGACGTGGTGAAACGTTATTCTTTAAGGCTGCTTCAGTTTAAACCACGGAAAGAATTCTTATCTGCAATTGGTGATTTGAAACATCTAAGGTACTTAAATCTTTCTCATGGTAATTTCCAAACTCTTCCAGAATCCCTATGTAAATTACTGAATTTACAGATACTAAAATTAGACTATTGTTATACTTTCAAAAAGTTGCCGGACAGTTTGGTACGCTTAAAAGCCCTGCAACAGCTGTCTCTTAAAGAATGCAAGTTGCTATCACGCTTGACACCTCATATGGGGAAGTTAACTTCCTTAAGGAATTTATCCATGTACATTGTTGGCGAGGGAAGAGGGTTCTTGTTGGCAGAATTGGGACCACTGAAGCTTAAAGGATGTATTGACATCAAACATCTAGAGAGAGTGAAAAGTATCAATGATGCCAAAGAAAGCAATATGTCAAGTAAGCAGCTGAATAAGTTGACGTTGAGATGGGAGGGTTTCAGAGAGGGGGAGTTAGCAAGAAATGACGAGGAGGTTCTTGAAGCCCTTAAACCTTGTAGCCAGACTCTCCAGAGTTTGAGACTGGAAGGTTACCAAGGTGTCAATTTCCCACAATGGATGTCTAGTCCTTGTTTCAAAAGTTTAACTTATCTAAAGCTGTGGTTTTGCAGAAACTGTATAAAACTTCCAGTGTTGAGGAAATTACCTTCGCTAAAGAGGCTGCTGATAGCTGGGGCAAAATATGTAAAATACGTGCAGGAAGAGTCCAacgatgatgatgatcatgTTGGTTTCATGGCTCTAGAATATCTATCATTAGAAAGTCTTCCAAGCCTAATAAGGTTATCAAGTGAGGATGGAGAAAACCAATTTCCGTGCCTTTTCACACTTAAAGTTAACGATTGTCCAAACTTTTCTCTGCATGGTTTGCACTCTCTCAAGACATTAGAAATTATGAGGCTTCCTAAGTTGAAAGTGTGGGAAGGTTTGCAATGCCTAACATCTCTTGAGGTTTTGGGGATTACCGGATGTGATGAGGTGGAAGGTTTGCAATATATGACTGCATTAAAGAAGTTATCATTAAGGAATCTTCCAAACATGGAATCCTTGCCTGACTGCTTTGGAGAGCTTGCCTTGCTTCGTGAATTAAACATTGTTGGGTGTTACAAGTTGATGCGTCTTCCAACAAGCCTAAGCCTTAGTAGTGTGGAAGTATTGTGTATTCTAGATTGCAATCTTGAGTTAAGCAAGCGATGTGAGAAGGAAAACGGAGAGGACTGGCCCATAATAGCTCACATTCCCCATCTCTATGTCTAA